The DNA segment ggaatgtaatataaagtttagaccaaaggccaagcactgggatctatgaaaTAATTGATTAGAGAgtgtggaaagcaagatgggagAAATATGAGTGGAAttacagtacaaggaatgaaaggggttgcaactaggggtcgaagggacgctgcaatgaaccttcaCCAAAGGCTCCGTACGGCGATAAAAAAATGGtatgaaaaagtgaaaataggATTCTGAAATGAAAAGTTCAACATGCAGGATTACAGTCCTCTTTAACCCTCAGgcacccatcagtaggagaggaAGAGTGGTAGTAGAGAGTCCTGACTAGTCGTAGATGGGCAATaaggaaaaatacacatttatcgttagaaaaaaattggaaaaagaaaatgttgcTGAGATTCAATACCATATTTAGTTTACATTATACAAAGATCATCTATCTTAAGTTAAAGGGGTTGCTTATCTTGGACATGCATCGCTTAGTTCTGAGTAGTTGGGGCACTTGGAAGAAGtaagttccctttttttcttttttttttttctttttttttttaattcatccgCACCATAACTTTGTCCAATGCGGTGTGCTACATACCAAGAGGGTgaaatgaatataacaaaagtatTCTTTATCAAGAGGGAAAGACAGTATTGTTGTgttccatataatttttttttaatataaaagttaTTCTCAGTAACTAAGGTATTTACGAAAATTAATGGATTGCATGAATGCAACATATCGAGAAACAGGTGCAGTTTATTCTATCTTGCGATAACAAGTATTTTAGCAACAAATATAGACATATTTTCCTGTGTTAACAGCACCAGTTATTGTTTTAccaatatataatattgaaaattgTACCTATTTATGGTAGTGAAAACGtggatgaatgaataaatgaaagtgtTAATTCAAAAAATATTCACATGTATGAGATATCTCCTTCTCCTGAATGTTTAGTCacagtgaatatttattgttccataatataatgtaaatgaaCGACAACACAGAACAAATGGGAGAATAACTCAGCCTCCAACTCTTAGGTaaggaaagataaaaaaggcAAACCTGTGGGAAGACTTTTCCCGGTTGGAAGTTTCTTTGTGATAAGGCAGAGTACTCTGCACTCTTTATCCACAATAGTATATTTTTTCCGAGCGGGAAGGCAATTTTGGACGTGACCCTatgcggacgagagagagagagagagagcgagagagagagagttggttggGGATATGTGTCACATATGGAACAATGCATTGCCAAAGTTGATTATTcttaacccaataaccgtttgctatgggaagcagctttggtgccccagctgtcagccaAGAGTGCGGGTAGCAAACATTGACGCTAACAAAACTGTcagcaaatagttaaaaacacaacatggcaactaTTCTCCCGGgcgcgctatcttttgagtgcagggtggctacattagcttattttcagtttctgtatcttattccatatattttaactcatataaatctattaacatacatacggccgtcccctttaaccactgtcacgtatttatgtctgctctttccagccaaataataataataataataataataataataataataataataataataataataataataataatatatctcttggctataggattatcaacgtggggccattggaaaataacattctcttagaacAGACATACGTGCATTTTTTCGTTAAAGGAGATTTATttgttgtacataaaaccctttcttcttttgacgctctagaatttataaataataggatacaacaattgcccttcgaattattgctcttacaaatcatcagatttttctttgacaagccataataatggtatgtaataaagtttgattcaaaagatctcgcattttgtagtccgtataatccagtctttgggctGAAGCTAAAGCTAGGTATGTTTATGAAtttctacatcatccacgatgcatgcccattttgacatagaaaaaaaaagtgagattatatatatatatctcacttagaaattctatacagtttacttttatttaatattatatcttatataatatatatatatatatatatatatatatacatatatatatatatagatatatatatatatatatatatatatctcacttagaattctatacagtttacttttatttaatattatatcttatataatatatatatatatatatatatatatatatatatatatatatatatatatatatatatatatatatatatatatatatatatatatatatatatatatatacacacacacacatattacactCTTTCAGCTGAgtcatgattttatttattttccacttacataaatgtcaataaataGACATAATTAATTGTCATTACCttgaatatgcctctctctctctctactctctctctctctctctctctactctctctctatattttatatatatatatatatatatatatatatactatatatatatatatatggatattatatatcaaaaagagagagagagagagagagagagagagagagagagagagagagagagagagagagagaggcatgtccaaggtaatgatcagttgttgttttcatctctcactttccttccacctgcatcgagtttggtgggtggaaccactcgagcATTAGTTAGAGAGTGGTGCATGGATTATCCAGAGTCCTTTtcaccgattccaattccttgtgtcatgggcaatggcggatttagtgatctcccttttgtacaggtaaatgacttttactgtccccgtgacttttgaccgtcgacaagggaattccgaactgaccatcgtcaatgatagaaggaactggaatctttcaaaaggactcgttataattgCAGACCCTAATACCAGGCGCATCAAGttcgtcacgggtgggaggtaactggagctgtaaacaacaacaaccgatcttttcattcaatatcaactacggtgctgccgtacaaatttctgtattcgccagctatccgtatcatagtcgaaccaaaattaccatggacatgtacgttttagacgctgctacttttcccaggttttattcataaaaccttgcccaaagttcgaatgtcgtgaagatgtggcggaaacacgccgccacacctttccatgctaggttctacgtatctaaccgtgaagacgtaaaatgaacagaaatctgaagaattgaaattatatagtaaactgctttgataaaaaggtagggtgaagataatctagtttctaatcacctaaataaattcATACGtactcccaaaaaaaaaaaaatgtcttagcCCCAAAAGAttcactgatgaaaaaaaaaataaaatgaaaactaggcgatgaaataatgttatttttcctcaagcgatggccttgtcccggaacctctttcttctggacggCCCGGGGGAGGaataagtaggattttatgaccagattaaaGAACCCCCAATTGTgagatgcagattatctgtattgagattgtaagtcgggaagtgtttctgtgtgcactataaatgtaattacatacatagcactcatacatattcatatatatatatatatatatatatatatatatataatatatataatatatatatatatatatatatatatatatatatatatatatatatttatcaatgacaaaattgttaagttcgaatttctgtatatggcatcagtgttcaatggagggtacagtagaatacaaagaaaacagttctctctctctctctctctctctctctctctctctctctctctctctctctctctctctctacacgactaaaatcttaggacaggaaattactggcaatcattcacatatattactttattgtctccaccttgctagccctgttttcgttttcatcattctcactgtcggatgaattttcaacgtttgttgtgtaagaattttgtacataactttcatttagagtattgtttcatgaatgaaagtttgtgcgttctacatctaaccttttgttctgtaacgttccagtacattttttttttatatttcagtgggaaaaatgtcaataaactacaagtacgtacttatcgcatttcatttgcgctagagctggaaaagaaaaacagacgaaaACAACTCACGACCGATGATAAGTTGGCTTtgaaaggattatagcccttttaccccctCCGTGTAAATGAATgaccagccagcagcgtgttctcttgctacatagcgactcagccaagtgattggcgaattcccactttagatatacaaaatcaggtaaattatgataaaaaggggttcgggaggaagtgtttttgtttggataaggtcaacaacacttcctcggacctagagagaatacattatagaggagttaccttgaaagaaaggcaggaaaaatcaatcttatatatacgtactaaacgtcacggccaaaacatctgctctccgtatatatacgtactaaacggctcaggtagcgttggcgtgctacgtatatatacgtactaaacggttaaagggttaattgTGTTAAAGTATACAGCACAGCTAAAGATACacggttgaggagagagagagagagagagagagagagagagagagggacgctACAAGGCCCCACCGAAGTCTCCGAGAGCCACGAAGTGCGAAGACGGAATGAGACGCATCCCGGCCATCTTCAGGAATTCCGAAGCCGAAGAACCCGCAGCAGCAGCAGATCCGGAGACAAGAGTAGGAGAAGCCACCTGGATTTTTTCGATTCTAACGCCGAGGCAAACCACTTAGAAGGGTAACATTCAATATGTCAAAATACCTTACTATGTGTAGTACATTGGTTAATGATTTTTTGGCCCGTATTCCTCACGTTGGAATCgggaatatatctttatttgttgAAAGATTCCTTCGTAGGAAGTGGTTCGCTGGAGGAACTTTGTTCCATTTAAATCTTCAGGAGAGAATGGCCAGTGAATGTGTCGAGGACGAAGATCTGAAGCTTCTTGGTGAACTGGACATATGGAAACACGGATTTTACATGGCAGAACAGAAGATTCAAAAACTTCAAGAAGAATTGACATACAAGAAAGGCGCCGAGGAATCCCTCCAACAGAGGGTCTGCGACTTGGAAAAACGTCTAGCCGATGAAAAAGCTAGTCATTTTAACAACCTACTGGATACTGTCAAAATCCAGGAAGATAAATTCTTGAAGAAAGACACAGAGGCAAAAAATTTAATAGATCAGCTCAAAAGAGAGGTTGAGCTTTatttgaatgaaagaaagaaactcATGCAGAGGGAACAAGAGCTTGTCGAGGAAATAAATATTAAGTCAGAAAACGAAGCTTCCCTCCAAAGGACAATCAAGAGTTTGGAGGGCGATTTAACTACCCATCGCGAAGCCCTGAAAAAACTGAATGAAGACAAGATGCTTTTAATATCAAGGCAAGAAAATGAGATTGACGAATTGGTAGAGAAATTACATCGTACTCTAACTCAGACGAATTTGGAGAGGGATCAACTAAAACAAGTGAAAAAGAGCATTCAAGAAGAAAAATCCCAGCAGGAGATGGAAAATACACTACTGAGAGGGATAATACAAACATTGGAAAATGAGAACCAGGAGCTTGTGAAGGATATCTATCAATGGGATAGAAATACAGTCGCTTTCGAGCAGAGAATTATACAATTGCAGACTGGAATCTCTGATATGGAGAAGGAGAACGAGGAACTGAAAAGATTTAATATGGAAAAGGAGGTGATAATTAACTTACAAGAAATCCACCTACGTGCGCAGCATCAGATGATCATAGATGATAATACCAGGATGGCTGTGGTGGAAGCAGAGATGAATCAAGAGAGAATAGAAGAGCCCGAAGAAGAGTCTGATGATCTCGATAGTGACAGTGGAGACTCAAAGGATACTGAAAACAGTGCTGGACACAGTGAAAGTAGTCAAGACTCTGCCGTATCGgtagaagaggacgaagatgaagagAATGAAGCCCAGAGTCGCCAGGGCAGCGCTCAGCAGGGTCCAACATACATCTGTCGCAACCGGAAATGTCCCAGGAaatgcaaaagaagaagaatccaGAGAGGAAACTGCTGCTGTGCATGCAACATATGCAGGCACAGACGCAGATAGAAGTTAAGAGGAAATCACGACAgggcagccagccagccagccactaGGAGCTTAAGGAGATTTTTTGGCTGGCAGTGCACCAGAATGAAGCAAGGCCTGAGAAACTCTAAAGGGCAACGTGGACGGGTCACAGCTTGACTTGACAACTGCGGGGTCAAAGATGCACCTCTGGTAGCATGGCAAGGATTCCAAGATCCTTCCTAGGTTCCTTTGAAGGCATTCCCCCATGACTTGCGAGGTTCCTCTGAAGGATTTCCCCCAGGCATTCCGAGGTTCCTAAGCAGAATCCCCCACCCCTAACCTTCCGAGGTTCCTCTGAAGGCGTTCCCCCACGCCTTCCGAGGTTCCTTAAAAGGATTTCCCACACACCTCTGAATGCGTGGCTGGGATCCCTCCCTAGCTGCCTTTGGTGTGTGTTCGACTTCATAGTCGCCAGGCTAGTCTGTGAACTATTCATTTCGCCCTACGAGTTGAAAAGTCAGAGGATTAGCACTTAGAAGATATTAGGAGGACCACCTGTCAGGACGAGAGTCAGCtgtcaggatgagagccaacattttttggaggaaggaggaccagctctctggATAAGAGGCAGCTCTCCCGATGAAAGGCAACAGTAATTAGGaagaaggaggaccagctctcaggataaGAGCCAGCTCTCATGATGCAAGACAACATTaattcggaggaaggaggaccagctctaaGGATGAGGGCTATCGgctgttcggaggctggaggacaagctatCAGTTTGAGAGCgtacagctgtttggaggaaggaggaccagctctcaagaTGAGAGCCATCAGCTGTTCAGAAGATTAAGAAAGAGCACTTAGCTTGAGAGCCAAAAGCTGTTTGGACAGCAGCCAGAAAGACACCGGAATGCCACCAGAAAAGGCCACTAGAAGGATGCCAGAGAACAACagaagatgattctgttggaataatctagaagaccggctctgcaaaaaaaggaacttttccttcgagtatgctctgtcccttgatgaagactcttctaatagaagatctctgtcaaagcgggcaaatagtcggatatctagatctattcctgcagatgtcttccttctagtgattctgtgggaataatctagaagaccggctctgcagaaagaagggaaTTTTCCTTTGAGTATGATCTGtcacttgatgaagactcttctcatagaacatctctgtcaaagcgggcaaatagtcggatatatagagctattcctgcagatgtcttccttctggtcattctgtgggaataatctagaagaccggctctgcagaaagaaggaacttttccttccagtatgctctgtcccttgatgaagactcttctcatagaagatctctgtcaaagcgggcaaatagtcagatatcttaatctattcctgcagatatctTCTTCTGGTCAGTCtggaggaataatctagaagaccggctctgcagaaagagggaacttttccttcgagtatgctctgtcccttgatgaagactcattttataaaagatctctgtcaaagtgggcaaatagtcggatatctagatctattcctgctgATATCtaccttctggtcattctgtgggaataatctagaagaccggctctgcagaaagaaggaaattttcaattcagtatgctctgtcccttgatgaagactcttctcatagaagatctctCTATCAAAGCgtgcaaatagtcggatatctggatctattcctgcagatgtcttccttctggtcattctgtgggaataatctagaagaccggctctgcagaaagagggaacttttccttcgagtatgctctgtccattgatgaagacttttctcaaagaagatctctgtcaaagaaggcaaatagtcggatatctagatctattcctgcagatgtcttccttctggtgatTCTgcgggaataatctagaagaccggctctgcagaaagaaggaacttttccttcgagtatgctctatcccttgatgaagactcttctcatagaagatctctgtcaaagcgggcaaatagtcagatatcttaatctattcctgcagatatctttcatctggtcattctgtgggaataatctagaagaccggttctgcagaaagaaggaacttttccttcgagtatgctctgtcccttgatgaagactctcatagaagatctctctgtcaaagcgggcaaatagtcggatatctggatctattcctgcagatgtcttctgGTGATTCTGtgtgaataatctagaagaccgactctgcagaaagaaggaaattttccttacagtatgctctgtcccttgatgaacacttCTCTTAGAAGATTTCTGtaaaagcgggcaaatagtcggatatctaaatctattcctgcagatatctttcgtctggtcattctgttggaataatctagaagaccggctctgccgaaagagggaacttttcctttgaatatgctctgtcccttgatgaagacatctaatagaagatctctgtcaaagcaggcaaatagtcggatatctagatatattcctgctgatgtcttccttctggtcattttgtgggaataatctagaagactggctctgcagaaagagggaacttttccttcgagtatgctctgtcacTTGATGAAGACTGTTCAATAGATCTTTGTCAAAGagagcaaatagtcggatatctaaatctattcttgCAGAAATCTTCCTTCTGgtgattctgtgggaataatctagaagaccggctctgcaaaaagaaggaactttccttcgagtatgctctgtcccttgatgtagactattctaatagaagatctctgtcaaagcaggcaaatagtcggatatctagatatattcctgctgatgtcttccttctggtcattctgtgggaataatctagaagactggctctgcagaaagagggaacttttccttcgagtatgctctgtcacttgatgaagactcttcaatAGATCTTTGTCAAAGagagcaaatagtcggatatctaaatatattcttGCAGAAATCTTCCTTCTGgtgattctgtgggaataatctagaagaccggctctgcaaaaagaaggaacttttccttcgagtatgctctgtcccttgatgaagactattctaatagaagatctctgtcaaagcaggcaaatagtcggatatctagatatattcctgctgatgtcttccttctggtcattctacgggaataatctagaagaccggctctgcagaaagagggaacttttccttcgagtatgctctgtcacTTGATTAAGATTCTTCCATAGGTCTTTGTCAAAGagagcaaatagtcggatatctaaatctattcctgccgatgtcttccttctggtcattctgcgggaataatctagaagactggctttgcagaaagaaggaaccttTCCTTCgaatatgctctgtcccttgatgaagactattttaatagatgatctctgtcaaagctggcaaatagtcggatatctagatatattcctgctgatgtcttccttctggtcattctgcgggaataatctagaagactggctctgcagaaagagggaacttttccttcgacTATGCTCTGTCACTTGATGAAGACTGTTCAATAGATCTTTGTCAAAGagagcaaatagtcggatatctaaatctattcttgCAGAAATCTTCCTTCTGgtgattctgtgggaataatctagaagaccggctctgcaaaaagaaggaacttttccttcgagtgtgctctgtcccttgatgaagattcttctcatagaagatctctgtcaaagcgggcaaatagttggatatctaaatctattcctgCAGAGGGTTCCTAATTGTCGATCTTTGGGAATAATCTCGAAGACcgcctctgcagaaagaaggaacttttcctacgagtatgctctgtcccttgatgaagactcctctcattgaagatctctgtcaaagcgggcaaatagtcggatatctagatctattcatgGAGATGTCTTCCTTATGgacattctgtgggaataatctagaagaccggctctgcctAAAGAATGAACTTTTCCTTCCAGTATGCTCTGtctcttgatgaagacttttttAATATAAGATATCTGTCAAattgggcaaatagtcggatatctaaatctattccagAAGGTGtcttccttcaggtcatctgtcagaataatctagaagagaGATTCAGCAGacagaaggaacttttccttcgggtatgctctgtcccttgatgaagactattctcatagaagatctctgtcaaagcgggcaaatagtcggatatcttaatctattcctgcagatatctttcttctggtcattctgtgggaataatctagaagaccggctctgcagaaagagggaacctTTCCTTCGAATATGCTCTGTCCTTGAGAAgattatctataaaaataaaaaaaaaagatctctgtcaaagcgggcggCCAATAGTGGATATCTAAAGGGGGGATCTTTTCCTCGCAGAT comes from the Macrobrachium nipponense isolate FS-2020 chromosome 34, ASM1510439v2, whole genome shotgun sequence genome and includes:
- the LOC135208084 gene encoding protein Hook homolog 1-like, with protein sequence MASECVEDEDLKLLGELDIWKHGFYMAEQKIQKLQEELTYKKGAEESLQQRVCDLEKRLADEKASHFNNLLDTVKIQEDKFLKKDTEAKNLIDQLKREVELYLNERKKLMQREQELVEEINIKSENEASLQRTIKSLEGDLTTHREALKKLNEDKMLLISRQENEIDELVEKLHRTLTQTNLERDQLKQVKKSIQEEKSQQEMENTLLRGIIQTLENENQELVKDIYQWDRNTVAFEQRIIQLQTGISDMEKENEELKRFNMEKEVIINLQEIHLRAQHQMIIDDNTRMAVVEAEMNQERIEEPEEESDDLDSDSGDSKDTENSAGHSESSQDSAVSVEEDEDEENEAQSRQGSAQQGPTYICRNRKCPRKCKRRRIQRGNCCCACNICRHRRR